The proteins below come from a single Eubacterium limosum genomic window:
- a CDS encoding sugar transferase, giving the protein MLREWDDLPRFMKCEEVREYYNILAQKKTSLRLKRGFDLVVSGIMLVVLAIPMAFIAVVIKLDSKGPVFYRQERVTAYGKKFRIHKFRTMVDNADKIGAAVTVDDDSRITRIGAKLRNLRFDELPQVFDVLAGDMSFVGTRPEAVKYVEQYKPEFNATLLMPAGITSEASIRYKDECKLLDAAGKVDEVYVNQVLPKKMKWNLESIRKFGVFREILTIFRTVFAVLGKDYS; this is encoded by the coding sequence ATGCTTAGAGAATGGGATGACCTGCCAAGATTCATGAAATGTGAAGAAGTCAGGGAATATTACAACATACTGGCACAGAAGAAAACCAGTCTACGATTGAAGAGAGGCTTTGATCTAGTAGTGAGCGGCATCATGCTTGTGGTTCTGGCAATTCCGATGGCATTCATCGCTGTTGTAATAAAACTGGATTCGAAAGGACCGGTCTTTTACAGGCAGGAGAGGGTCACAGCATATGGGAAGAAGTTCCGGATTCATAAATTTCGCACGATGGTGGATAATGCTGACAAGATAGGCGCAGCTGTCACAGTTGACGATGATAGTCGCATCACAAGGATTGGAGCAAAACTGAGAAATTTGAGATTTGACGAGTTGCCGCAAGTATTCGATGTGCTGGCAGGAGATATGAGTTTCGTCGGTACAAGGCCGGAAGCTGTGAAGTATGTAGAACAGTATAAGCCGGAGTTCAATGCCACACTACTTATGCCGGCAGGGATTACATCCGAAGCAAGTATTAGGTACAAAGATGAGTGTAAATTGCTAGATGCTGCGGGCAAGGTTGATGAGGTTTATGTGAACCAGGTATTACCAAAAAAGATGAAATGGAACCTGGAAAGTATTAGAAAATTCGGAGTTTTTCGAGAAATATTGACTATATTCCGGACGGTGTTTGCTGTTCTGGGAAAGGATTATAGCTGA
- a CDS encoding glycosyltransferase family 2 protein — MVDGMVSIIMPSWNTANFISESIQCVIDQTYTKWELFIVDDCSTDNTEEVVASFKDTRIKYFKNEKNSGAALTRNKAMREAQGEWVAFLDSDDLWMPDKLEKQIAFMNTHGYNFSYHEYEKIDEQDKPLNIYVSGPDLINKHKMYNYDYIGQLTMMYSAKHFGLIQIKDIKKNNDYAIRLQLYKKDGTECHLLKENLAKYRVRKKSISHDKLIKKLKSHYDLFHLCDEKPALIAFWYACWNMWYGLNKKRKYEKTSNS; from the coding sequence ATGGTAGATGGTATGGTTTCAATTATTATGCCTTCTTGGAATACAGCAAACTTTATAAGCGAATCAATTCAATGCGTTATAGACCAAACCTATACGAAATGGGAGCTTTTTATTGTGGATGATTGCTCGACTGATAATACTGAGGAAGTAGTTGCATCATTCAAAGACACTCGTATCAAATATTTTAAGAATGAGAAGAACAGCGGTGCAGCACTGACGAGAAATAAAGCTATGAGAGAGGCACAAGGCGAGTGGGTAGCATTTCTAGATTCAGATGACTTGTGGATGCCAGATAAGCTGGAGAAGCAGATAGCATTCATGAATACTCACGGGTACAACTTTTCCTATCATGAATACGAAAAGATAGATGAGCAGGATAAGCCATTGAATATCTACGTCTCTGGTCCAGACCTGATTAACAAGCACAAAATGTATAATTACGACTATATCGGGCAACTAACCATGATGTACAGTGCGAAGCACTTTGGCCTTATCCAGATAAAGGACATAAAAAAGAACAATGACTATGCAATTAGGCTTCAGCTTTATAAGAAGGACGGAACAGAGTGCCATCTGTTGAAGGAAAATCTTGCTAAATACCGCGTCAGAAAGAAGAGCATTAGCCACGATAAGCTAATTAAAAAGCTAAAGAGCCATTATGATCTCTTCCATTTGTGTGATGAAAAACCAGCACTAATAGCATTCTGGTATGCGTGTTGGAATATGTGGTACGGTTTAAACAAAAAAAGGAAGTATGAAAAAACATCCAATAGCTAG
- a CDS encoding serine O-acetyltransferase encodes MESDSITKLGNKSIVIKFYEAERWLWNHKLHFLAKIVWRLIYILFNCSIPPTAVLEGGVNIAHGIGIVIHQNSVIGSGTKIYQNVTIGSGNGPRIGQNCILGCGCCILGDITIGNNVKVGANTVVLYDVPDDCTVVGVHAKIIYK; translated from the coding sequence ATGGAAAGTGATAGCATTACAAAACTTGGAAATAAATCTATTGTAATTAAATTTTATGAGGCTGAACGATGGCTTTGGAACCATAAGCTACATTTCTTGGCCAAGATAGTCTGGAGACTCATTTATATATTATTTAATTGCTCAATTCCTCCTACAGCAGTTTTAGAAGGTGGTGTCAATATCGCACATGGAATAGGTATTGTAATACATCAAAATTCTGTTATTGGGAGTGGGACAAAGATATATCAAAATGTCACTATAGGGTCAGGAAATGGTCCGCGAATTGGACAAAACTGTATTTTGGGCTGCGGATGTTGTATTCTTGGAGATATTACAATAGGAAACAATGTTAAGGTTGGAGCAAATACTGTAGTACTTTATGATGTCCCCGATGATTGTACGGTAGTTGGAGTCCATGCAAAAATAATTTATAAATGA
- a CDS encoding glycosyltransferase: MKILHITAMEPLSPNSGIPAVLKQLTDAQNAIPSVDSFVLSLKAEVNEIGSPYFFSLGENSVRAFLNNYTPDVAILHSFFHVEYIGAVRALIKAGIQFYIEPHGSFGRQAMKKSTLKKRIANATVFRQQIKESIGYIFTNKAELKDAIYRTNNDLVIPNGVCPNIIRSSKMKTEDSFSNPTLYFLGRFDVHHKGLDYLFDSLDILENEKQSIKINIYGTGNDKQVKYVNDRIKNYSYIKATNCGTIYGEKKKRALESCNILILTSRYEGVPMTVLDGLSYGNPCIVTPGTNVSDEVSENLIGWHSELSPNIIAETIIKATNEYKINGKKYYTRCKEYVLNHYSWEKIAEDSISKLSRKV; encoded by the coding sequence ATGAAAATACTGCATATAACTGCGATGGAACCATTAAGTCCAAATAGTGGTATTCCTGCTGTGCTAAAGCAATTAACGGACGCTCAAAACGCAATACCAAGTGTTGACTCCTTTGTACTTTCTTTGAAGGCGGAAGTAAATGAAATTGGCTCTCCATATTTTTTTTCCTTAGGGGAGAATTCGGTACGTGCTTTTCTTAATAACTATACACCTGATGTTGCAATACTTCACAGTTTTTTCCATGTGGAATATATTGGAGCAGTGCGAGCGTTAATAAAGGCTGGGATACAGTTTTATATAGAACCTCATGGTTCGTTCGGTCGTCAGGCAATGAAAAAATCTACTCTAAAAAAGAGAATAGCAAATGCTACAGTCTTCAGACAACAGATTAAAGAAAGTATCGGATATATTTTTACTAATAAGGCAGAACTAAAAGATGCAATCTACAGGACGAATAATGATTTAGTCATTCCAAATGGAGTGTGTCCTAACATAATCCGATCTTCAAAGATGAAAACGGAAGATTCCTTTTCTAACCCGACATTATATTTTCTTGGGAGATTTGATGTACATCATAAGGGGTTAGATTATCTATTTGATTCTTTGGATATTCTTGAAAATGAAAAGCAGAGTATAAAAATAAACATTTATGGCACAGGAAATGATAAACAGGTTAAATATGTTAATGATCGTATAAAGAATTACAGTTATATAAAGGCAACTAACTGTGGAACAATATATGGGGAGAAAAAAAAGAGGGCGTTAGAGTCGTGTAATATTCTTATATTGACGTCAAGATATGAAGGAGTTCCTATGACAGTATTAGATGGGCTCTCATATGGAAATCCATGTATAGTTACACCAGGTACAAATGTATCAGATGAAGTATCTGAGAATCTGATTGGATGGCATTCTGAACTATCGCCAAATATAATTGCAGAAACGATAATCAAGGCAACAAATGAGTATAAAATCAATGGAAAAAAGTATTATACAAGATGTAAGGAGTATGTGCTGAACCACTATTCATGGGAAAAAATCGCAGAGGACTCAATAAGTAAGTTGAGTAGAAAGGTATAG
- a CDS encoding NAD-dependent epimerase/dehydratase family protein codes for MDNTVIVIGGNGFIGFSVIIELLRRKINVKYLDINWPEDQFRYDSVEYCIGDIWDNKFFQKALKGVSCVMDFVSTSMPNTNDISLNNEINNTLRYHDYILSTMNYCNISKYIFPSSGGAIYGNKEFGFAYETDVLRPTTPYGVGKQMTEEIIRYYYEKCGISACILRIGNVYGSPRIRSKAQGVIDVFIQNALRGEKITIWGNARSSVRDYIYLEDVAVSIADICQTDFNDLRIYNVGTGIGTNLMQIINLIEEKLGKEVQCDYKEFMASGINSIVLSNDKIANEIGWKAKVSLDEGIRRTIETKRSLLNV; via the coding sequence GTGGATAATACTGTAATCGTGATTGGTGGGAATGGCTTTATAGGTTTTAGCGTTATAATAGAGCTCTTAAGAAGGAAAATAAATGTAAAATATTTAGATATAAACTGGCCTGAGGATCAATTTAGGTACGATTCTGTAGAGTATTGTATTGGGGACATTTGGGATAATAAATTCTTTCAGAAAGCCCTAAAAGGGGTTTCCTGCGTAATGGACTTTGTATCTACTAGTATGCCAAATACAAATGATATTTCACTAAATAATGAGATTAATAATACACTAAGATATCATGATTATATCCTCTCAACAATGAATTATTGTAATATAAGCAAGTATATTTTCCCTTCATCAGGAGGTGCTATCTATGGAAACAAGGAGTTTGGGTTTGCCTATGAAACGGATGTTCTCAGACCTACTACTCCATATGGTGTAGGCAAACAAATGACAGAGGAAATTATTCGTTATTACTACGAAAAATGTGGCATTTCTGCTTGCATTCTTCGTATCGGAAACGTGTATGGATCACCTAGAATCAGAAGCAAGGCACAAGGAGTTATAGATGTTTTCATCCAGAATGCGTTACGCGGCGAAAAAATAACGATTTGGGGAAATGCAAGGTCATCCGTTCGCGATTATATATACTTAGAAGATGTTGCGGTGTCCATTGCAGACATTTGTCAGACTGATTTTAATGATCTGCGAATATATAATGTTGGAACAGGTATCGGAACTAATCTTATGCAAATAATTAATCTAATTGAAGAGAAGCTTGGTAAAGAGGTGCAGTGCGACTACAAGGAATTCATGGCAAGCGGAATCAACAGCATCGTTCTTTCAAATGATAAGATTGCGAATGAAATTGGATGGAAAGCGAAAGTTTCATTGGATGAAGGAATTCGAAGAACAATTGAAACGAAAAGATCATTACTAAATGTATAG
- a CDS encoding glycosyltransferase family 4 protein — MEEGMSNILIVTHWFYPRQNPRAFRGFELYRELSKEHKVDVLIGDWKFLLKSGEDYHVLDCYSAQEIANRNAKLSNKKLIQTGIKVVQFFIGDRYLLSGGKFLYQSINLENYDAVISIGLPFYVHWITSKKIRNYKGNIISISDWGDPFDKDQGKKIANYFTKIQKRICNTFDYVVTPTKNALSYYEKYKDNKKNIRVIPQGFDFSEVEIADYRPNRIPHFAYAGIFYHDKRNPEKFLDFLSEVEDDFVFTIYTIKHGPMYQNILLKYKKLLKEKLVIKDMVPRLECIRLLSENDFLINIDNVVNVQVPSKLIDYTLSGRPILSFKQDEIPNDKFYEFISSNYSQKYLINVDDYNITSVASKFNSLILGG, encoded by the coding sequence GTGGAAGAAGGTATGAGTAATATACTGATTGTAACACATTGGTTTTATCCTAGACAGAATCCAAGAGCGTTTAGAGGTTTTGAATTATATAGAGAGCTAAGTAAAGAACATAAGGTTGATGTACTGATAGGTGATTGGAAATTTCTTTTGAAATCAGGAGAAGATTATCATGTACTTGATTGCTATTCTGCACAAGAAATAGCAAATAGAAATGCAAAACTCTCAAATAAGAAATTAATTCAAACAGGAATAAAAGTAGTGCAATTCTTTATTGGTGATAGATATCTCCTAAGTGGTGGTAAATTTTTATATCAGTCTATTAATCTAGAGAATTATGATGCGGTAATATCTATAGGACTTCCGTTTTATGTCCATTGGATCACATCAAAAAAAATTAGAAATTATAAAGGAAACATTATATCGATATCTGATTGGGGAGATCCTTTTGACAAAGATCAGGGAAAGAAAATTGCCAATTATTTTACAAAAATTCAAAAACGCATTTGCAATACCTTTGATTATGTGGTAACTCCTACAAAAAATGCACTTTCATACTATGAAAAGTATAAGGATAACAAAAAAAATATTAGAGTAATTCCACAAGGATTTGATTTTTCGGAAGTTGAAATAGCAGATTACCGACCTAACAGGATACCGCATTTTGCATATGCAGGGATTTTTTACCATGATAAAAGGAATCCAGAGAAGTTCTTAGATTTTCTTTCAGAGGTTGAAGATGATTTTGTATTTACGATTTATACAATAAAGCATGGTCCAATGTATCAGAATATATTATTAAAATATAAAAAATTATTGAAAGAAAAACTGGTTATCAAAGATATGGTTCCAAGGTTAGAGTGCATCAGGCTGCTTAGCGAAAATGATTTTTTGATAAATATTGATAATGTTGTTAATGTACAAGTACCATCAAAGTTGATTGATTATACTTTATCGGGCCGTCCGATTCTTAGTTTTAAACAAGACGAGATTCCGAATGATAAATTTTATGAATTTATATCATCAAATTATTCCCAAAAATATTTGATTAATGTTGATGATTATAACATTACTAGTGTTGCGTCAAAGTTTAATAGTTTGATTCTGGGAGGGTAA
- a CDS encoding O-antigen polymerase produces the protein MHDAFYSRKDKQLMALLLLLFRLTLDFMYIYIIQKEYNNINILSMGYANGAFSFHYDAGRIAYSFFASFLFIELLVRCIIRHDKPHELICVGLLGISILPNMVMFAYSNIEWRFILLLTIFWIWFYTIVILMNKKDEDIIDRGEQKSGSIGIFSKKTAWYLFWIIVLAFIFGSIVLSYRYYGGFHINLSFADNDVYELRLSARGSFGTFLNYFRNNAMYVIIPLIANIFLIKRKYGLFGISFIVLLLLFSVDSQKAVLMLAILSFGVAHIIKNKISNTLIRGLLFANLFVILFYLITGNLLLIEYLVKRIYFLPAIIGRCYYEYVTTNGNMVLLSSFLQGIGAIKNYVYADVSLPFLIGKYYFGSVSISANTGGFAGAYAYGILSLFITPLAYGFLFRLLDKVTIFVEAKFYIPFIMVTVYVIVGSTISSVLLVYGYIIGIIMLYIMNNTDDFEFSKSSGI, from the coding sequence ATGCATGATGCGTTCTATAGCAGAAAAGATAAACAGCTTATGGCATTATTATTGCTATTGTTCAGATTAACACTGGATTTTATGTATATTTATATCATTCAGAAAGAATACAACAACATTAATATTTTATCAATGGGGTATGCAAATGGAGCATTTTCATTTCATTATGATGCTGGAAGAATTGCTTATTCATTTTTTGCAAGTTTCCTTTTTATAGAACTTCTTGTTAGATGTATTATTCGTCATGATAAGCCACATGAATTGATATGTGTCGGATTGCTTGGCATTAGTATATTACCAAATATGGTTATGTTTGCTTATTCTAATATTGAGTGGCGGTTCATTTTATTGTTAACAATCTTTTGGATTTGGTTCTATACTATTGTCATTTTAATGAACAAAAAAGATGAAGATATAATAGATCGTGGTGAACAGAAAAGTGGCTCAATAGGGATATTCTCAAAAAAAACAGCGTGGTATCTATTTTGGATTATTGTTTTAGCATTTATCTTTGGAAGCATAGTTTTATCATATAGATATTATGGCGGTTTTCATATCAATTTAAGTTTTGCTGACAATGATGTATACGAGTTAAGATTATCTGCTAGAGGTTCATTTGGAACCTTTTTAAACTATTTTAGAAATAACGCCATGTACGTTATTATCCCCTTGATCGCGAATATCTTTCTTATTAAAAGAAAATATGGCTTGTTTGGAATCAGTTTTATTGTACTTTTACTTTTATTTAGTGTTGACTCTCAAAAAGCTGTGTTGATGTTAGCAATTCTTTCTTTTGGTGTTGCACATATTATTAAAAACAAGATTTCAAACACATTAATTAGAGGGCTATTGTTTGCTAACCTTTTTGTAATTCTTTTTTATCTGATTACTGGTAATTTGTTGCTTATCGAGTATCTTGTAAAAAGAATTTATTTTCTCCCCGCGATAATAGGGCGATGCTACTATGAGTACGTAACAACAAACGGAAACATGGTTTTGCTTTCTTCGTTTTTACAAGGTATAGGTGCTATAAAAAATTATGTGTACGCAGACGTATCACTGCCGTTCCTTATTGGCAAATATTATTTTGGAAGTGTCTCAATTAGTGCAAACACAGGAGGGTTTGCTGGTGCATACGCGTATGGAATATTATCTCTGTTTATAACTCCTTTGGCGTATGGATTTTTATTTAGGCTATTAGATAAAGTTACCATTTTTGTTGAAGCTAAATTCTATATCCCATTCATAATGGTTACGGTGTACGTTATTGTGGGTAGCACGATCTCTTCTGTTTTATTAGTATATGGTTATATTATAGGAATAATAATGCTTTATATCATGAATAACACTGATGATTTTGAGTTTTCAAAAAGTTCAGGAATATAA
- a CDS encoding bi-domain-containing oxidoreductase, translating to MKQVFVNKGQIITREVPVKRVESGCVKVATSYSCISMGTELASVASSGKSILDRIKENPDLIKRGFKMIKEKGIGGTKGAIDNSFDKWIPLGYSASGIVTEVGEGVPGIYPGDRVACAGGNYATHSEEMIVPKNLIAKLPDSVSLRDASSVAIGCIAMQGIRRADVKLGEVVVVIGLGLIGQLTVQMLNAAGARVIASDVNSERIAETESLGVIHVVNSTKENLIDAVNSLTDGHGADSVIITAATNSSVPLKQAFNCCRKRGRVVLVGVVDLNIDRDDIYQKELEFFMSTSYGPGRYDSTYEEGGIDYPYHWVRFTENRNMQDYLRLIGEKKINLSYMFAEDVNVDDADAVYESLAEGQYRPLMQTFKYGEEKEEKKNTEISLKLTTNKSDKIRVALCGVGNFAKMFHLPNLDKIVDYEIYSIMSRDGGNATKAATDYHASKLTTDYNDILNDPNVDVIVITTRHNLHFQYVVDALKAGKTVFVEKPLCMNSEELAAIEETLKSTKGGLMVGYNRRFSPHAQKIKGYLTNRVNPMIINYVMNAGYIAPDAWVHGREGGGRIIGEGCHIIDLFNYFTDEIPVSVTVESITPKTKNIGKIDNCVITVKYDGGSIATLTYCANGNSKYPKEFCQIFCDNSTYVLNDYKETQIYSSRTETFTTKIADKGHYNELVEFAESIKSGKRFLIPLVSLLATSKITFIADENLR from the coding sequence ATGAAACAGGTCTTTGTAAACAAAGGTCAAATTATAACCCGTGAGGTTCCGGTAAAAAGAGTCGAAAGTGGCTGTGTGAAGGTTGCAACATCGTATTCATGTATTTCTATGGGCACGGAGCTCGCTAGTGTTGCTTCATCGGGCAAGTCAATTTTGGATCGTATTAAAGAAAATCCCGATTTGATAAAACGTGGATTCAAAATGATTAAAGAGAAAGGAATTGGTGGCACCAAAGGTGCTATTGACAATTCCTTCGATAAATGGATTCCTCTGGGATATAGCGCGTCTGGCATCGTTACTGAAGTCGGCGAAGGAGTTCCTGGCATTTATCCGGGAGACAGAGTGGCTTGCGCCGGCGGTAATTATGCAACGCATTCTGAGGAAATGATAGTACCAAAAAACTTAATAGCAAAACTTCCTGACTCTGTATCACTTCGTGACGCATCTTCCGTTGCAATCGGATGTATTGCTATGCAGGGAATAAGACGTGCAGATGTTAAACTTGGCGAAGTTGTTGTGGTTATTGGCCTGGGATTAATTGGGCAGTTGACTGTTCAAATGTTAAATGCAGCTGGAGCTAGAGTAATTGCATCAGATGTCAACTCTGAAAGAATTGCTGAAACTGAATCTCTGGGTGTGATTCATGTTGTAAATTCTACAAAAGAGAATCTCATTGATGCGGTAAATTCTCTGACTGATGGTCATGGAGCTGATAGCGTAATTATCACGGCAGCCACGAATTCATCTGTACCTTTAAAGCAGGCATTTAATTGTTGCAGAAAACGTGGACGCGTTGTGCTTGTAGGTGTTGTAGATCTAAATATTGATCGCGATGATATTTATCAAAAAGAACTAGAATTTTTTATGTCAACATCCTATGGACCCGGACGATATGACAGCACTTATGAAGAAGGAGGCATTGATTACCCGTACCACTGGGTCAGATTCACAGAGAATCGCAACATGCAAGACTATCTTAGGCTCATTGGAGAGAAGAAGATCAATCTTAGTTATATGTTTGCCGAGGATGTGAACGTCGATGATGCTGATGCGGTATATGAATCTTTGGCAGAAGGTCAGTATAGACCTTTAATGCAGACATTTAAGTACGGGGAGGAAAAAGAAGAAAAAAAAAATACTGAAATTTCCCTTAAACTCACAACGAATAAAAGCGATAAAATTCGTGTTGCATTGTGCGGTGTTGGTAACTTTGCAAAAATGTTCCATCTTCCTAATTTGGATAAAATAGTAGATTATGAAATTTATTCAATAATGTCTAGGGATGGTGGAAATGCGACTAAAGCGGCAACAGATTATCACGCTTCAAAGTTAACCACTGATTATAACGACATATTAAATGATCCCAACGTGGATGTTATAGTGATTACAACGCGTCACAATTTACATTTTCAATACGTGGTTGATGCTCTCAAGGCAGGGAAAACAGTATTTGTCGAAAAGCCTTTATGCATGAATTCGGAAGAACTGGCAGCCATTGAAGAAACATTGAAGTCAACTAAAGGCGGCTTAATGGTAGGATATAACCGAAGATTTTCTCCTCATGCGCAGAAGATTAAGGGATATCTAACAAATCGTGTTAATCCTATGATCATTAATTATGTCATGAACGCAGGCTATATTGCTCCGGATGCTTGGGTGCATGGCAGAGAAGGCGGCGGAAGAATCATCGGAGAAGGTTGTCATATAATTGACCTTTTCAACTATTTTACTGACGAAATTCCAGTTTCTGTAACTGTAGAATCGATTACGCCAAAGACAAAAAACATTGGGAAGATCGACAACTGCGTAATTACGGTGAAATATGATGGCGGATCCATTGCTACACTGACATACTGTGCAAATGGAAACTCTAAATACCCTAAGGAATTCTGTCAAATATTTTGTGATAACAGCACTTATGTATTGAATGATTACAAGGAAACTCAGATATACAGTTCTAGAACGGAGACATTTACGACGAAAATTGCAGACAAAGGACACTACAACGAGCTTGTCGAGTTTGCAGAGTCTATTAAATCTGGGAAAAGGTTTTTGATACCTTTGGTATCACTACTAGCGACATCAAAGATTACTTTTATTGCGGATGAGAATTTGAGATGA
- a CDS encoding CatB-related O-acetyltransferase, with translation MRKILSWGWRWGERLYLRKKQVAVGKGTLFNKSTVFEGYNNVHRNCHLYGAHIGIGSYMGDECVFNSTYIGKYCALGAGIRVSLGDHPLHKFVSIHPAFFSTKKQAGFTFCERDIWKSDKQLKGKYVCTIGSDVWIGDEVTILGGIKVADGSVVGAGAVVTRDTEPYGIYVGVPAKKIGSRFSEEDISFLLKSRWWDSKFEDLVFKSHLFSDIQQFTQKFEE, from the coding sequence ATGAGAAAGATTTTATCTTGGGGATGGAGATGGGGTGAGCGCCTCTATCTGCGAAAAAAACAAGTTGCTGTTGGAAAAGGGACGCTTTTTAACAAATCGACAGTTTTCGAGGGGTATAATAATGTTCATCGGAACTGTCATCTTTATGGAGCTCACATTGGGATAGGTTCATATATGGGGGATGAATGCGTTTTTAACAGTACTTATATCGGTAAGTACTGTGCGCTTGGCGCAGGAATCCGAGTATCGTTGGGTGATCATCCACTACATAAATTTGTTTCCATCCATCCAGCATTTTTTTCAACGAAAAAACAAGCGGGTTTTACTTTCTGTGAAAGAGATATATGGAAATCGGATAAGCAATTGAAAGGGAAATATGTTTGTACAATTGGTAGCGACGTTTGGATTGGCGATGAAGTCACAATTTTGGGTGGAATCAAAGTTGCAGATGGCTCTGTGGTTGGCGCAGGTGCGGTCGTTACAAGAGATACAGAACCCTATGGAATATACGTTGGCGTTCCTGCAAAGAAGATAGGCAGTAGATTTTCTGAGGAAGATATTTCTTTTCTGCTTAAGTCCCGTTGGTGGGATTCCAAATTCGAGGATCTTGTGTTCAAATCACATTTGTTTTCTGATATTCAGCAGTTTACGCAAAAGTTTGAGGAATAA
- a CDS encoding polysaccharide biosynthesis C-terminal domain-containing protein produces the protein MKTILKVFSADMAAKFVAMITTILLIRYMSDHNYADYTIFVASTNIFNQIAISSFGKMYIVDHASLKGKESTLLSIEMSLSIFITGMFWIIQPVVRSNVFALVLLMISTCVFGYARVIYQQQCKFKVYTILEIIRVASFLALVFTCHYFAKTELSAFVVIIFQTISLALCIPFLSQRRTNITIFQKLDFKSLFKFLLQKEQLYLFVYAALMAILLQIDVLALKTWSTDYDVSTYASAFKYYNMMLLLLNTVNSVLLPKISSEENYYNISKMYKQQDILSIALLVGIVIAIVIAPCVLPIIDGGKYPEAIGVFRILCISAIISFWGSPYNNLLIKEKKYLSICTRFIIGIIVAIAGNYILIPRMGVNGTAISTLISYGIVNLSSRVHAKMIIKEKIRG, from the coding sequence ATGAAGACAATTTTAAAGGTCTTTTCAGCAGATATGGCTGCCAAATTTGTGGCAATGATTACGACGATACTGCTGATTCGTTATATGTCTGATCATAACTATGCTGATTATACAATATTTGTAGCAAGCACAAACATCTTTAATCAAATTGCAATTAGTTCATTTGGCAAGATGTATATTGTTGATCATGCAAGTCTGAAAGGCAAAGAATCAACACTGCTCTCGATTGAGATGAGCCTATCTATTTTTATTACAGGTATGTTTTGGATAATTCAGCCGGTGGTGAGATCGAATGTATTTGCGCTTGTACTGTTGATGATTTCCACATGTGTATTTGGCTATGCGAGAGTAATATATCAACAACAATGCAAATTTAAAGTATATACAATTCTGGAAATAATAAGAGTTGCCTCTTTTCTCGCATTAGTGTTCACATGCCACTATTTTGCTAAAACAGAATTGTCCGCATTTGTCGTTATTATTTTTCAAACAATCTCATTAGCATTATGTATTCCGTTTTTGTCCCAAAGGAGAACAAATATAACCATTTTCCAAAAACTTGATTTTAAGAGTTTATTCAAATTCCTGCTTCAAAAAGAGCAATTATATTTGTTTGTTTACGCAGCCTTAATGGCGATTTTGCTTCAGATTGACGTGCTTGCACTTAAAACCTGGAGTACTGACTATGATGTGTCAACGTACGCTTCGGCATTTAAGTACTACAACATGATGCTATTACTTTTGAATACTGTAAATAGCGTTCTCCTTCCCAAGATTTCATCGGAAGAAAATTATTATAATATTAGCAAAATGTATAAGCAACAAGATATATTGTCTATTGCTTTGCTTGTGGGGATAGTTATAGCAATAGTTATAGCACCTTGCGTTTTGCCTATAATTGACGGCGGTAAATATCCTGAAGCAATTGGCGTGTTTAGAATACTTTGTATTTCAGCGATCATCTCGTTCTGGGGGTCACCCTATAATAATTTGCTCATTAAAGAAAAGAAGTATTTGAGCATTTGTACTAGGTTTATCATTGGTATTATCGTTGCGATTGCAGGAAATTATATTTTGATTCCTAGAATGGGAGTAAACGGCACAGCTATCTCTACATTGATTTCATATGGAATTGTTAATCTATCTTCCAGAGTTCATGCAAAGATGATTATTAAGGAAAAGATAAGAGGCTAA